TTTACGCCGTTTACGACCTGGGCGGAGGGACTTTCGATATTTCCATCCTGAAAATGGAAAAGGGGGTTTTTCAGGTACTTTCCACGGGTGGTGACGCGGCCTTGGGCGGCGACGATTTCGATCATGCCGTGGCCGAACATTTTTTGAAGGAACGGGCGACAAGCCTACACGAGAAGACCTTGACCAGTTCCGAGGTCAAGCTTGCCCTGATGACCGGACGCCTGGCGAAGGAATGCCTGAGCGTGGAAGACACCGGCGAGTGGGTGATGGACGTTGACGCCAAGCCGACCAAACATGTTCTGAGCCGCGATGATTTCGAGGATTTGGTCACGCCCCTGGTCGAGCGCACCTTAACGCTGTGCCGTAGCGTGATGGAAGACGCCGGCGTCGTCCCGTCGGATATCCGCGGCGTGGTGTTGGTCGGCGGTTCGACCCGTATGCCCCTCGTCCGGCGCAAGGTCGAACAGCTGTTCGGCGCCGAGCCGTTGGCCGATATTAACCCCGACGAGGTCGTCGCCGTCGGCGCCGCCCTGCAGGCCGAGGCGTTGACCATGGGTTCCGACACCCTTCTTTTGGATGTCACGCCGTTGTCTTTGGGGATTGAAACCATGGGCGGAATGGTCGAAAAAATCATCCCACGCAACACGCCGATCCCGGTCGCCAAGGCCCAGGAATTCACCACTTTTAAAGACGGCCAAAGCGCGATGGCGATCCATGTCGTGCAAGGCGAACGCGAGATGGTGGATCAGAACCGCTCGTTGGCGCGTTTTGAACTGCATGGCATTCCGCCGATGACGGCGGGCGCGGCGCGCATCCGCGTGACCTTCAACGTTGACGCCGACGGCCTGCTTACGGTCGGCGCCACCGAAGATGTCACCGGCATCGCCCAGGAAATTGCGGTCAAACCGTCCTACGGCCTGTCCGAGGATGAAATGTCGAACATGCTGTACGACAGCATGAAGCACGCTCGGGATGACATGCAGGCGCGCCTCCTCGCCGAATCTCGCGTCGAAGCCGAACGCGCCATCTTGGCGGTGGCGGCGGCGCTTGAGGTTGACGGCGATTTGCTCGATAAGGCGGCGCGTGGGGATATCGATACGGCCATCGCCGCCCTGCGCGACGCCATCGCCGGAAGCGACCGTGAACGGATCGCGACCCTGGCGGAAAACCTGGAAAACGCGACCAAGCCGTTCGCGGAAAAACGCATGGATCGGGGCATCCGCGCCGCCCTGCGCGGGGTCAGCGTCGAGGATCTGGACGGCCAAGCGGACACACCCGATGCCTGACATGCTTGCCCGATCGGGGTCGGCGGAGTACACCGAATGCGCCCACGCGCAAGCGGACCTGGAGCGCGCCAGCGCATAAGAACGTTTTAGGAGAAACGACAATGCCCAAGATGACTTTCATCGACGCCAACGGAAAATCCCTTGAGGTCGATGCCCCGGAAGGTCTTTCCGTCCTTGAAATTGCGCACAAAAACGATATCGACCTGGAAGGCGCATGCGAGGGCTCGTTGGCGTGCTCGACATGTCATGTCGTTGTCGATGACGCGTGGTTCGATAAATTGGGCGAAGCCAGCGAGGAAGAAGAAGACATGCTGGACCTCGCTTTCGGCCTGACCCACACCTCGCGCCTGGGCTGTCAGATCAAGATGACCGAGGAACTGGACGGCCTGGTGGTGACGCTGCCCGCGGCGACCCGCAACATGTTGGTCGAATAAGATCGGGAGGACGGCCCATGCGCTGGACGGATGTTTACGACATCGCCATTGAATTGGAGGACGCCCATCCCGAGGTGGACGTCATGCACGTGCGCTTCACGGATTTATGGAAATGGGTTCAGGCTTTGCCGGGGTTCGACGACGATCCGGAAAAATCCAACGAAAAAATTCTCGAAGCGATTCAAATGGCATGGCTGGAGGAACGCGACTGAAGCGGGCGTTTGCGCCATACGGGAAAGGAATACGAAGTGAGCGACGCCGGGGACAGGTCGAGAGAAAGCCGAGCGCATCTGCTGTGTTTCTTGGCGACGATGGTGGTGGCGACGTCGTTCCCCGTCGGCGCGGCGATCACCCAGGGGTTGGACAGTCTTCTGATCGCGCTGCTGCGTTTTTCCCTGGCGACGGCGTTGCTCGCCCCCTTCGTCGCCTGGCGTTACGGTCTTCGCTTTCCCGGATTTGCCGCTTTGGCGCGCTATGGCGCGATCAGTCTGTTTTTCGTCGTCTTTTTCTGGGGCATGTTTGCGGCCCTGCGCTATACCTCGGCCCTGAATACGGCGGCGATTTTCACCCTGCTGCCGACATTTACCGCCGTGGCGTCCTTTATTTTGTTGAAGGACCGCCTGAACGCACTGGCGATGACGGCGCTTGCGGTTGGCATGGGCGGGGCGATGTGGGTCGTCTTTCGCGGCGATGGCGCGGCGTTTTTGGCGCTGAATTTAAACCGCGGCGACGTCATCTTTCTGCTCGCCACCATTTCGATGGGTCTGTACGGCGCCTTGGTGAAACACCTGTATCGCGGCGAGCCGATGGCCCAGATGACATTTTGGACTCTGTTGTGCGGCGCGGCATGGTTGTTGGTGCTGTCCCTGCCGCGATTGCATGGGGTTGTGTGGACCGCGGTGCCTTTTCCTGTTTATGCTGGGATCGTTTATTTGGGGATATCCACCGTCATCACGTTCTTCAGTTTTCAGTGGAGCGCGACGGTGATCGGGCCGACCAAGGTGATGTCCTACAGCTACCTTAATCCGGCGCTGGTCTTGCTCATCGGTTTGGGCTTGGGCCATGCCGCGCCGTGGGGCGCGCTCTGGCCGGGGTTGTTGATGACGCTTGGGGCGACGGTGATTTTGCAACGTGCGCGCCCCCGGCGAAGCCCTCGGAGGGTCGAGGCGGGGTAAATCCGGCGCAAGATAGAGGGGGGAAGACCATGAGGGCGACTTTAAAACCGGGGCTGCGGCGCACGGGGGAACTGGCGATCGATGAAAGTTTGACGGTGCCCAGTCTGGCGGGGCGCTTCGACGGGTTCGCCGATATGCCGAAGGTTTTCGCCACCGCGTACATGGTGGGGTTTATCGAAGCGACGTGCGTGGATTGTTTGCGCGGACATCTGGACGAGGGTGAACATACCGTCGGCATCCATGTCGATGTCGGTCATGTCGCTGCGAGCAAAGTGGGTATGCGCGCGCGGGCCGAGGTGGAGCTGCTCGCCGTCGAAGGGCGCATCCTCACCTTTGCCGTCAAGGTGTACGACGATATCGAGGTGATCGGCGAGGGGACGCACCGGCGCGCCGTCGTCAACGTGCGACGCTTCATGGAAAAAACCGATGCGAAGTGGTCTTGAAGGCCATGATCTTGACGAACCTTGCCCTTGGTGGAGGGGTTTTCGCCCTCGGGGAGGGGCGCCGCTCATCCGTCCTCGCCCTGCATCGGCGTCGTGGTACACTGTTGCGGTTGTTTTCTAACGATGGGATGATTTCACCGTGAAAATTCCGCTCCAAGACATTCTGGTGGTGGTGTGGTTCGTGCTGTCGTGGGGCGGCTATATGTATTATGCCGATCACGTCCATCTTCGGGGCCGCACCTTGATGGCGACCATGCGCGGGCACCGCGAAATGTGGATGCGCCGGATGTTGGCGCGGGAAAACCGGGTCGTCGATTCGACGATCCTAAGTTCGATCATGCGCAGCGTGACGTTGTTCGCCTCGACCACGATTTTTATCCTAGCGGGTCTGGTCACGATGTTGGGCTCGCTGGACAAGGCGCAGGCGGTGGTGACGACGTTGCCCTTCGCGATCGAGACCACCCACGCGCTTTGGGAATTGAAGCTGTTGACGATGTTGGTGGTGTTCGTCTTCGCCTTCTTCAAGTTCGCCTGGTCGATCCGGCAGTTCAACTACACGATCGTTCTGGTCGGCGCCGCGCCCCCGCCCAGTCAGTGCGATACCCCTCAGGCGCTGCGCTACGCCAAGGGCGCGGCCAAGGTCATCACGATGGCTGTGTACAATTTCAACAGCGGCCTGCGCGCCTATTATTTCGGCTTGGCGATCCTCAGTTGGTTCATCAACCCGCTCCTTTTCGCCGTTGCCGTAATTTGGGTCGTCGCCGTCCTGTATCGCCGGGAATTCCGCTCGAAGACGCTGATGGCCCTCAGTGAGGCGCTTGGTGAGGACGAAGGGTGAGCGTTGGACGCGCGGCATGCCGAGAGGAAATAATCCGCCAATGCCCT
This genomic window from Varunaivibrio sulfuroxidans contains:
- the hscA gene encoding Fe-S protein assembly chaperone HscA, which gives rise to MATLLQIHEPGETPLPHAADAMLAVGIDLGTTNSVVAVSSGGAPEVLRDEDGRAMVPSVVAYAADGSAIVGQMAKRLLLDRPENVVGSIKRLMGRGPEDVKGLDGVLPFDIDPSEGDESAMVRLNVAGHRLTPVEISAQILSALKERAENHLGGRVDKAVITVPAYFDDAARSATKDAARLAGLEVLRLVNEPTAAALAYGLDSEAEGIYAVYDLGGGTFDISILKMEKGVFQVLSTGGDAALGGDDFDHAVAEHFLKERATSLHEKTLTSSEVKLALMTGRLAKECLSVEDTGEWVMDVDAKPTKHVLSRDDFEDLVTPLVERTLTLCRSVMEDAGVVPSDIRGVVLVGGSTRMPLVRRKVEQLFGAEPLADINPDEVVAVGAALQAEALTMGSDTLLLDVTPLSLGIETMGGMVEKIIPRNTPIPVAKAQEFTTFKDGQSAMAIHVVQGEREMVDQNRSLARFELHGIPPMTAGAARIRVTFNVDADGLLTVGATEDVTGIAQEIAVKPSYGLSEDEMSNMLYDSMKHARDDMQARLLAESRVEAERAILAVAAALEVDGDLLDKAARGDIDTAIAALRDAIAGSDRERIATLAENLENATKPFAEKRMDRGIRAALRGVSVEDLDGQADTPDA
- a CDS encoding ferredoxin family 2Fe-2S iron-sulfur cluster binding protein → MPKMTFIDANGKSLEVDAPEGLSVLEIAHKNDIDLEGACEGSLACSTCHVVVDDAWFDKLGEASEEEEDMLDLAFGLTHTSRLGCQIKMTEELDGLVVTLPAATRNMLVE
- the iscX gene encoding Fe-S cluster assembly protein IscX codes for the protein MRWTDVYDIAIELEDAHPEVDVMHVRFTDLWKWVQALPGFDDDPEKSNEKILEAIQMAWLEERD
- a CDS encoding DMT family transporter translates to MSDAGDRSRESRAHLLCFLATMVVATSFPVGAAITQGLDSLLIALLRFSLATALLAPFVAWRYGLRFPGFAALARYGAISLFFVVFFWGMFAALRYTSALNTAAIFTLLPTFTAVASFILLKDRLNALAMTALAVGMGGAMWVVFRGDGAAFLALNLNRGDVIFLLATISMGLYGALVKHLYRGEPMAQMTFWTLLCGAAWLLVLSLPRLHGVVWTAVPFPVYAGIVYLGISTVITFFSFQWSATVIGPTKVMSYSYLNPALVLLIGLGLGHAAPWGALWPGLLMTLGATVILQRARPRRSPRRVEAG
- a CDS encoding thioesterase family protein, which produces MRATLKPGLRRTGELAIDESLTVPSLAGRFDGFADMPKVFATAYMVGFIEATCVDCLRGHLDEGEHTVGIHVDVGHVAASKVGMRARAEVELLAVEGRILTFAVKVYDDIEVIGEGTHRRAVVNVRRFMEKTDAKWS
- a CDS encoding DUF599 domain-containing protein; this translates as MKIPLQDILVVVWFVLSWGGYMYYADHVHLRGRTLMATMRGHREMWMRRMLARENRVVDSTILSSIMRSVTLFASTTIFILAGLVTMLGSLDKAQAVVTTLPFAIETTHALWELKLLTMLVVFVFAFFKFAWSIRQFNYTIVLVGAAPPPSQCDTPQALRYAKGAAKVITMAVYNFNSGLRAYYFGLAILSWFINPLLFAVAVIWVVAVLYRREFRSKTLMALSEALGEDEG